A single Tuberibacillus sp. Marseille-P3662 DNA region contains:
- a CDS encoding homocysteine S-methyltransferase family protein, producing MKRSLSERLAEGPVICGEGYLFELERRGYLQAGSFVPEVALDNPEALKQTYRDYMNAGSDVVLAFTYNAHREKMRIIDKEDLLEPLNRQAIRLAKEVAQEHPEEEALVAGNISNTNIFNPDNEASKQQIRDMFAEMISWCVDEGVDFINGETFYYHEEALIALEEVQKQGLPAVITLGLMGENRLRDGYMAEESCKILEDHGATVVGMNCFRGPKTMQPYLRKIRESVDGYVGGLPVPYRTTEEYPTFFNLPDGGCSCHLPTETTFPTSLDPLYCNRYELASWAKEAKDLGVNYLGLCCGASPSMLREVAEAVGRTTLNSNYSPDMEKHFLFGADHTLKQHNLEYRTKA from the coding sequence ATGAAAAGAAGTTTAAGCGAACGATTAGCAGAAGGCCCTGTGATTTGCGGTGAAGGTTACTTGTTTGAGTTGGAACGTCGAGGTTATCTGCAGGCAGGATCCTTTGTACCTGAAGTGGCACTTGATAATCCTGAGGCATTGAAGCAAACCTATCGGGATTATATGAATGCGGGTTCCGATGTTGTATTAGCATTTACTTACAATGCTCATCGTGAAAAGATGCGGATTATTGACAAGGAAGATTTGTTAGAACCGCTTAACCGTCAAGCCATTCGCTTGGCTAAAGAAGTTGCGCAGGAACACCCGGAAGAGGAAGCCTTAGTTGCTGGGAATATCTCCAATACCAATATTTTTAATCCAGATAATGAGGCATCTAAACAGCAAATTCGAGACATGTTTGCTGAAATGATTAGTTGGTGCGTTGATGAAGGCGTTGACTTCATCAACGGTGAAACATTTTATTATCATGAAGAAGCGTTGATTGCATTAGAGGAAGTACAGAAGCAAGGTCTTCCTGCTGTCATTACATTAGGTCTTATGGGTGAGAATAGGCTTAGGGACGGCTATATGGCCGAAGAATCGTGTAAAATTTTAGAAGATCATGGCGCGACTGTCGTCGGTATGAATTGCTTCCGGGGGCCGAAAACCATGCAACCTTATCTAAGGAAAATTCGTGAATCGGTTGACGGATACGTAGGCGGCCTCCCTGTTCCGTATAGGACAACGGAGGAATATCCAACATTTTTTAACTTACCAGACGGGGGGTGCAGTTGTCATCTTCCAACAGAGACAACGTTCCCAACTTCGCTGGATCCCTTATATTGTAATCGCTATGAGTTAGCGAGTTGGGCAAAAGAAGCGAAGGACCTAGGTGTCAATTATCTTGGTCTTTGTTGTGGCGCCTCACCTTCAATGTTAAGGGAAGTGGCTGAAGCCGTTGGCAGAACAACTTTAAATTCTAACTATTCACCTGACATGGAAAAACATTTCTTGTTCGGTGCCGATCATACACTCAAGCAACATAATCTGGAATATCGAACCAAGGCATAA
- a CDS encoding cysteine desulfurase: protein MDITDIRQSFPVLNQDVNGHPLVYLDSSATSQKPESVIAALDDYYRSYNSNVHRGVHTLGTRATDAYEGARENVRAFINASSTEEIIFTRGTTTSINTIAYGYGLDFVSEGDEIVLTPMEHHANLIPWQQVAKKTGATLKYIPMQADGTVTVEDINETVTDRTKIVAMAHVSNVLGTINPIKETAQVAHRHGAVIVVDGAQGVPHMSVDVTDLDADFYVFSGHKMLGPTGIGVLYGKKALLNQMEPVETGGEMIDFVDYYDASWKELPWKFEAGTPHVAGAVGLSAAIDFLNDIGMDTVHQHEEELLSYAFNQLEKVDDLEIYGPNERAGLVTFNMKDVHPHDVATVLDADGIAVRAGHHCAQPLMKWLDVTATARASFYLYNTKDDVDALVKGLQKTKEFFGNVL from the coding sequence ATGGATATCACAGACATTCGTCAATCATTTCCCGTTTTAAATCAAGATGTCAACGGTCATCCACTCGTTTATCTGGACAGTTCCGCAACTTCACAAAAGCCGGAATCAGTCATTGCTGCTCTTGATGATTACTACAGGAGTTATAATTCAAACGTCCACCGTGGCGTGCATACGCTAGGAACAAGGGCAACCGATGCTTATGAGGGTGCCAGGGAAAACGTTCGTGCTTTTATCAATGCCTCAAGTACTGAAGAAATTATTTTTACTCGAGGAACGACGACGTCGATTAATACAATTGCTTATGGCTATGGATTGGACTTTGTCAGTGAAGGTGATGAGATTGTTCTCACACCGATGGAACATCACGCCAACTTAATTCCATGGCAGCAGGTTGCGAAAAAGACAGGAGCGACTTTAAAGTATATTCCGATGCAGGCCGATGGCACGGTAACGGTTGAAGACATTAACGAAACGGTTACAGACCGTACAAAAATTGTTGCTATGGCTCATGTATCAAATGTGCTTGGAACGATTAATCCTATAAAAGAGACAGCTCAGGTCGCCCATCGTCATGGGGCTGTGATCGTTGTCGATGGTGCGCAAGGTGTACCACATATGTCTGTTGATGTGACTGATCTCGATGCTGATTTTTACGTGTTTTCGGGTCATAAGATGCTAGGTCCAACTGGCATAGGTGTTCTTTACGGTAAGAAGGCCCTTCTGAATCAAATGGAACCGGTCGAAACGGGCGGTGAAATGATTGACTTTGTCGATTACTATGATGCTTCTTGGAAGGAATTGCCGTGGAAGTTTGAAGCTGGCACACCTCATGTTGCCGGAGCGGTTGGGTTGTCAGCGGCCATTGATTTCTTAAATGATATTGGTATGGATACAGTGCATCAACACGAAGAAGAATTATTGAGTTATGCATTTAATCAGTTAGAAAAAGTAGATGATTTGGAAATCTATGGTCCGAATGAACGTGCCGGTCTTGTCACATTTAATATGAAAGATGTCCATCCCCATGACGTAGCAACGGTATTGGATGCGGATGGCATTGCTGTACGTGCCGGTCACCATTGTGCTCAGCCATTGATGAAATGGTTAGATGTTACGGCTACAGCGCGCGCCAGTTTTTATCTGTATAATACAAAGGATGACGTTGACGCCCTTGTCAAAGGACTTCAGAAAACAAAGGAGTTTTTCGGCAATGTCCTCTAA
- the sufC gene encoding Fe-S cluster assembly ATPase SufC, whose product MSAPNLKIENLHVSIEDKEIVKGFNLEINGGEIHAVMGPNGTGKSTLASAIMGHPTYEITEGSVTFDGEDVLEMDVDERARVGMFLAMQYPSEISGVTNSDFLRTAINARREEGNEVPLMKFIKNLDNKMDLLDIDEEFSQRYLNEGFSGGEKKRNEILQLMMLEPRIAILDEIDSGLDIDALKVVAKGVNQMRDPEFGCLIITHYQRLLNYVTPDKVHVMMQGRIVKSGGPELAQRLEAEGYDWIKEELGIEDETVGQDA is encoded by the coding sequence ATGTCTGCACCAAATCTTAAGATCGAAAATCTTCACGTTTCCATTGAGGATAAAGAAATTGTTAAAGGATTTAATTTAGAAATTAATGGCGGTGAAATTCACGCTGTTATGGGCCCCAACGGTACAGGTAAATCCACTTTGGCTTCTGCAATCATGGGTCATCCGACTTATGAAATAACAGAGGGCTCTGTGACATTTGATGGTGAAGATGTATTAGAGATGGATGTTGATGAGCGCGCACGTGTCGGCATGTTTTTAGCCATGCAATATCCAAGCGAAATCAGCGGCGTCACTAATTCCGACTTCCTTCGGACAGCGATTAATGCTCGCCGTGAAGAAGGTAATGAAGTGCCATTGATGAAGTTTATCAAGAATTTAGATAATAAAATGGATCTTTTAGATATTGATGAAGAGTTTTCACAACGTTATTTGAATGAAGGTTTCTCCGGTGGTGAGAAAAAGCGGAATGAAATTCTTCAGCTTATGATGCTTGAACCGCGGATTGCGATTCTAGATGAAATCGACTCCGGTCTTGACATTGATGCTTTGAAAGTTGTCGCTAAGGGCGTTAATCAAATGCGCGATCCAGAATTCGGTTGTCTCATTATCACACACTATCAACGCCTGCTAAACTATGTTACTCCTGATAAGGTACACGTTATGATGCAAGGGCGCATTGTTAAATCAGGCGGCCCAGAACTTGCCCAACGTCTTGAAGCTGAAGGATATGATTGGATAAAAGAAGAACTAGGAATTGAAGATGAAACAGTTGGACAAGACGCATAA
- a CDS encoding carboxymuconolactone decarboxylase family protein, with protein sequence MQQEHHEQPTTLTQAILHDYKAGIGTFSEKNPKLANSYKDFTEACFEAGSLDQKQKQLIALGISICSQDEYCIVYHTKGCLDQGCTEEEILESIAVAAAFGGGAAMSQGVTLVQEAISEITPVKH encoded by the coding sequence GTGCAACAAGAACATCATGAACAACCCACGACGCTAACTCAAGCTATTTTGCATGATTATAAAGCTGGGATTGGCACTTTTTCAGAAAAAAATCCTAAATTGGCGAACAGCTACAAGGATTTTACCGAAGCTTGTTTTGAAGCCGGTTCTCTTGACCAGAAACAAAAACAACTGATCGCATTAGGGATCTCCATCTGCTCGCAAGATGAGTATTGTATCGTTTATCATACGAAAGGATGCCTTGATCAAGGTTGTACTGAAGAAGAAATTTTGGAGTCCATTGCTGTGGCGGCAGCCTTTGGCGGCGGTGCAGCTATGAGTCAAGGAGTAACCCTCGTCCAAGAAGCGATATCTGAAATCACTCCGGTTAAACATTAG
- the sufU gene encoding Fe-S cluster assembly sulfur transfer protein SufU: MSSNNLEQLYRQVIMDHYKNPRNKGTIDNDGKMTINMNNPTCGDRIQLHLQVEDGKISDAKFTGEGCSISLSSASMMTDAVKGQDVDEAMHMSHVFSDMMQGKDFDDDKIEESDIAALEGVSKFPARIKCATLAWKAMEKGLSEDKE, encoded by the coding sequence ATGTCCTCTAACAATTTAGAACAGCTTTATCGCCAAGTGATTATGGATCATTACAAAAATCCACGAAACAAGGGAACGATTGATAATGATGGTAAGATGACCATTAATATGAATAACCCGACCTGTGGTGATCGCATCCAATTGCATTTGCAAGTCGAAGACGGAAAAATTAGCGATGCTAAATTCACTGGTGAAGGTTGTTCCATTAGCTTATCGTCAGCATCTATGATGACGGATGCGGTAAAAGGGCAAGATGTGGATGAAGCGATGCATATGTCACACGTATTTTCCGATATGATGCAAGGTAAAGATTTTGATGATGATAAAATTGAGGAAAGTGACATCGCAGCCTTAGAAGGTGTCTCGAAGTTCCCAGCCCGTATTAAATGCGCGACACTCGCATGGAAGGCAATGGAAAAAGGATTAAGTGAAGATAAGGAATAA
- a CDS encoding anti-sigma-I factor RsgI family protein: protein MSRGVLLEKKGRRGVILTHDGTFESIRLRKPEHVIIGQTIQPAHVMNRRMNSIKKIFPAVAACLSLIIALLLFFKPLQSNAVAAYISFDLNPSIEAGVNEDMRIVTVKAVNHDAKTIIGDSTDYKDMSLKAFMDQLVENVKQKDYVKQQSNIVVTAALTDDINQDKKQRYLKTISSVVNKTKQQLENMPTDAFKFVKTTMAIRNKAKQKGMSAGKYLTFLDAKKQNRQLTLEKAKTLSVAELNTPPPSNSTDPKPANKGLLAKDRQNKNESAEQTHGQKAKKSQSSNHQADSKKAATERQHHSMANDSKKGHQSSTNKQEKNKQAKDKQEKNKQEKNKQEKNKHKEKQQGKAKVTQHQGHEHRQKKGIQSPGKGQPIRVEKRGVK, encoded by the coding sequence TTGAGCCGCGGAGTTCTACTAGAAAAAAAAGGTCGACGCGGTGTCATACTAACTCATGATGGAACGTTTGAATCCATTCGGTTGAGAAAACCGGAGCATGTTATCATTGGTCAAACCATTCAGCCTGCACATGTGATGAATCGCCGCATGAACAGCATAAAGAAAATATTTCCTGCTGTTGCCGCATGCTTATCTCTTATTATTGCACTCCTCTTATTTTTTAAGCCCTTACAGAGTAATGCGGTTGCGGCCTATATTAGCTTTGATCTTAATCCTAGTATTGAAGCAGGGGTTAATGAAGACATGCGCATCGTTACCGTCAAAGCCGTTAATCATGACGCCAAAACAATCATTGGCGATAGTACTGACTATAAGGACATGTCCTTGAAAGCCTTTATGGATCAGCTAGTGGAAAATGTGAAACAAAAAGATTATGTAAAGCAGCAGTCAAACATTGTTGTTACCGCTGCTTTAACGGATGATATTAATCAGGACAAAAAGCAAAGGTATTTGAAAACTATTTCATCGGTTGTTAATAAAACGAAACAGCAGCTTGAGAATATGCCGACCGATGCGTTTAAGTTTGTTAAAACTACGATGGCTATCAGAAATAAGGCAAAGCAAAAAGGTATGTCTGCGGGAAAGTACCTGACTTTTTTAGATGCAAAAAAGCAAAATCGTCAATTGACCCTAGAGAAGGCGAAAACTTTAAGTGTTGCAGAATTAAATACTCCCCCTCCTTCAAATTCGACTGACCCAAAACCAGCGAATAAAGGGTTATTGGCGAAGGACCGTCAAAACAAAAATGAATCTGCTGAACAGACCCATGGTCAAAAGGCTAAGAAAAGTCAGTCATCCAATCATCAAGCAGATTCTAAAAAAGCAGCTACCGAAAGGCAGCATCATTCGATGGCGAACGACTCTAAGAAAGGTCATCAATCCTCAACAAACAAACAAGAGAAAAACAAACAAGCCAAGGATAAACAAGAGAAGAACAAGCAAGAGAAGAACAAACAAGAGAAGAATAAACATAAGGAAAAACAGCAAGGCAAAGCAAAGGTTACTCAACATCAAGGCCATGAACATAGACAAAAGAAGGGAATTCAATCGCCTGGCAAAGGTCAACCTATCCGTGTTGAAAAAAGAGGTGTAAAATGA
- the sufD gene encoding Fe-S cluster assembly protein SufD, with amino-acid sequence MATKTEELQFDAQYIEKYSQERNEPQWLTDLRLDALSRVQELPMPKPEKTRIVGWNFTDFEHQVETSSLRSVDDLPDHIKSLVGQGDTSGNLLVHHNGQSTIQTLSEDLKNKGVIFTDFATAVQEHGDLIKKYLFSEAINYDEDRLIALHAALINGGTFLYVPRNVNVEVPLQSLYYQDSANAGFINHVIVIAEESSSVTYVENYLSEQQEGSAVANMVTEVYVGANAKVEFGAVDNLSSDVTTYVNRRAYVSRDGQIEWAIGHLNNGHTISENYTALVGDGSIGHTKAVSIANNDQKQNFTNNVKHFGKASESNLLIHGVQKEAANSIFNGITKIEHGASKAYGDQTQRVLMLSEKARGDANPILLIDEDDVEAGHAASVGRIDPVQLYYLMSRGISRTEAERLIIHGFLAPVVNQLPIDEVKEQLVEVVEGKVN; translated from the coding sequence ATGGCGACGAAAACAGAAGAGCTTCAATTTGACGCACAATATATTGAAAAATACTCACAGGAACGCAATGAACCGCAATGGTTAACCGATTTGCGCCTAGATGCTCTCAGTCGTGTTCAAGAGCTGCCAATGCCAAAACCGGAGAAAACACGCATTGTCGGTTGGAATTTTACGGATTTTGAACACCAAGTAGAGACCTCTTCTTTACGGTCTGTTGACGATTTACCAGACCATATTAAATCTTTGGTTGGACAAGGGGATACTTCGGGAAACCTTCTTGTTCATCACAACGGTCAAAGCACCATTCAAACTTTGTCAGAGGATCTGAAAAATAAAGGTGTTATTTTTACTGACTTTGCGACCGCTGTTCAAGAACATGGTGACTTAATTAAGAAATATTTATTCTCTGAAGCCATTAATTATGATGAGGATCGCTTGATAGCTTTACACGCTGCTCTTATTAACGGCGGAACATTCCTTTATGTACCTAGAAATGTGAATGTTGAAGTACCGTTGCAAAGCTTATATTACCAAGATAGCGCCAATGCTGGTTTTATTAATCATGTCATTGTGATCGCTGAAGAAAGCAGCTCAGTGACTTACGTTGAAAACTATTTATCAGAGCAACAAGAAGGCAGTGCTGTTGCTAATATGGTAACGGAAGTTTATGTTGGGGCCAATGCTAAAGTGGAATTTGGTGCTGTTGATAACTTGTCTAGCGATGTGACAACTTATGTGAATCGTCGTGCTTATGTTAGTCGGGACGGTCAAATCGAGTGGGCCATCGGTCATTTGAACAATGGACACACGATTTCTGAGAACTATACAGCTTTGGTCGGTGACGGATCAATCGGTCATACGAAGGCTGTCAGCATTGCCAATAATGACCAGAAACAAAACTTTACTAACAATGTTAAGCACTTTGGCAAAGCTTCAGAGAGTAACTTGTTGATCCATGGAGTGCAAAAAGAAGCGGCCAATTCTATATTTAATGGTATTACGAAAATTGAACATGGAGCATCTAAGGCCTACGGCGATCAAACACAACGTGTCCTGATGTTAAGTGAAAAAGCCCGCGGTGATGCTAACCCTATTCTGTTAATTGATGAAGACGATGTTGAAGCTGGGCACGCGGCCTCTGTCGGTCGAATTGACCCTGTTCAACTTTATTATCTTATGAGTCGAGGAATTAGTCGTACTGAGGCGGAACGGTTAATTATTCACGGCTTTCTGGCCCCTGTTGTTAATCAACTTCCTATTGATGAAGTTAAAGAGCAGTTAGTAGAAGTTGTTGAAGGGAAAGTTAACTGA
- a CDS encoding O-acetylhomoserine aminocarboxypropyltransferase/cysteine synthase family protein codes for MTDQDKQYALETVLLHGGQEPDSATGARAVPIYQTTSYVFNSTEHAQALFGLEEPGNIYTRINNPTVEVFENRLAQLEGGVGALATASGAAAITYAILTMAQSGDEIVAASELYGGTYSLFANTLPRYGINVTFVDPNDSNQLKSAITDKTKAVFAEIIGNPSLNVLDIETVAGIAHDNGIPLVVDNTFATPYACQPIKWGADIVVHSATKWIGGHGNSIGGVIVDGGTFDWANGRFPDFTTPDESYHGLRYAQDLGAAAFITKARVQLLRDTGAALSPFNAFLLLQGLETLHLRIKAHNDNAEKIAEYLKNSKNVDWVLHPSLPEHPAYELADKYLDNSAGSIVTFGIKGGRQAGRELINNIDLWSHLANVGDAKSLIIHPATTTHQQLSDEALKNSGVTEDLVRLSVGIENIDDLIAALDTALDYAVKQANPSTIG; via the coding sequence ATGACAGATCAAGACAAGCAGTATGCGTTAGAAACGGTGTTATTACACGGTGGACAGGAACCAGATTCAGCGACAGGAGCGAGAGCTGTACCTATTTATCAAACCACATCTTATGTTTTCAACAGCACTGAACATGCGCAGGCTCTATTCGGATTAGAAGAGCCGGGAAACATTTATACCCGCATCAATAATCCAACAGTTGAGGTGTTTGAGAATCGGTTAGCGCAATTGGAAGGTGGTGTCGGTGCGCTAGCAACCGCATCAGGGGCAGCAGCGATTACTTATGCTATTTTGACCATGGCTCAAAGTGGCGATGAAATTGTTGCAGCTTCGGAATTATATGGCGGAACATATAGTCTTTTTGCGAATACACTTCCTAGATATGGAATCAATGTGACGTTCGTGGATCCCAATGATAGCAATCAACTTAAGTCAGCAATAACTGATAAAACAAAAGCTGTTTTTGCAGAAATTATCGGTAATCCTAGTTTGAATGTTCTGGATATTGAAACGGTAGCTGGTATTGCGCACGATAATGGTATACCTTTAGTTGTCGATAATACATTTGCAACGCCTTATGCTTGCCAACCGATTAAGTGGGGAGCCGACATCGTCGTTCACTCAGCAACAAAATGGATAGGCGGTCACGGTAACTCAATTGGAGGTGTGATTGTCGACGGAGGGACCTTTGATTGGGCTAACGGACGCTTCCCTGATTTTACGACACCTGATGAAAGTTACCATGGTTTGCGCTATGCCCAAGATTTGGGTGCGGCGGCTTTTATTACGAAAGCAAGAGTCCAACTCTTAAGAGATACAGGGGCGGCTTTAAGTCCATTTAATGCGTTTTTACTATTACAAGGACTTGAAACTTTGCATCTAAGAATTAAAGCGCATAATGACAATGCGGAAAAAATCGCTGAATACCTAAAAAATAGTAAAAACGTAGATTGGGTGCTACATCCAAGTCTTCCTGAACATCCGGCGTATGAGCTGGCTGATAAGTATCTTGATAACAGTGCAGGATCAATCGTCACATTTGGTATCAAAGGTGGTCGTCAAGCGGGTCGAGAGTTAATCAATAATATTGATCTGTGGTCGCACTTGGCTAACGTTGGTGATGCCAAATCCTTAATCATTCATCCAGCAACAACCACACATCAGCAGCTGAGTGATGAGGCACTCAAAAATTCTGGTGTTACCGAAGATTTAGTTCGCTTATCTGTAGGAATTGAAAACATCGATGATTTAATTGCAGCGTTAGATACAGCACTTGATTATGCTGTCAAGCAAGCGAATCCGTCAACGATTGGGTGA
- the sufB gene encoding Fe-S cluster assembly protein SufB, which translates to MAKQMPEIGDYQYGFSDKDVSVYRTDRGLTKEVVEDISKRKNEPQWMLDYRLKALEFFYKKPMPQWGGNLNDLDFDDITYYVKPSENTERSWDEVPAEIKQTFDKLGIPEAEQKYLAGVSAQYESEVVYHNMQQDLEDMGIIFKDTDSALQENEELFRKYFGSVIPYSDNKFSALNSAVWSGGSFIYVPKGVKCETPLQAYFRINSENMGQFERTLIIADEDSSVHYVEGCTAPVYTTNSLHSAVVEISVQKDAYCRYTTIQNWANNVYNLVTKRAEAYENATMEWVDGNLGSKLTMKYPSVLLKGEGARGNTLSIALAGKGQHQDAGAKMHHLAPNTSSTIVSKSISKDGGKVSYRGMVHFGRKASNARSNVECDTLIMDNESTSDTIPYNEILNENISLEHEAKVSKVSEEQLFYLMSRGVSEEEATEMIVMGFIEPFTKELPMEYAVEMNRLIKFEMEGSIG; encoded by the coding sequence ATGGCCAAACAAATGCCGGAAATCGGTGATTACCAATATGGCTTTAGTGATAAAGACGTCTCGGTATATCGTACGGATCGTGGCTTAACAAAAGAAGTCGTTGAAGATATTTCGAAACGAAAAAATGAACCCCAATGGATGTTAGACTATCGTTTGAAAGCATTGGAATTTTTCTATAAAAAACCGATGCCGCAGTGGGGCGGCAATCTAAACGATCTGGATTTTGACGATATCACTTACTATGTGAAGCCTTCGGAAAATACAGAGCGCTCATGGGATGAAGTTCCAGCTGAAATCAAACAAACCTTTGACAAACTTGGGATTCCTGAAGCAGAACAGAAATATCTTGCTGGTGTTTCCGCCCAATATGAATCGGAAGTTGTCTATCACAATATGCAACAAGACCTCGAAGACATGGGTATTATTTTCAAAGATACAGACTCAGCGCTTCAGGAGAACGAAGAGCTGTTTAGAAAATATTTTGGATCAGTGATTCCTTATTCCGATAATAAATTTTCAGCATTAAATTCGGCTGTTTGGTCTGGCGGCTCTTTCATTTATGTGCCGAAAGGGGTCAAATGTGAAACCCCTCTACAAGCTTATTTCCGGATCAATTCTGAAAATATGGGTCAATTTGAAAGAACTCTCATTATTGCTGATGAAGATTCATCCGTACACTATGTTGAAGGCTGTACAGCTCCAGTCTATACAACGAATTCGTTACACAGTGCGGTTGTTGAAATTTCTGTACAAAAAGATGCTTACTGCCGGTATACGACCATTCAAAACTGGGCTAACAACGTTTATAACCTTGTTACAAAGCGTGCAGAAGCTTACGAAAATGCAACGATGGAATGGGTTGACGGCAACCTTGGTTCGAAGTTGACGATGAAATATCCTTCGGTACTCCTTAAAGGTGAAGGTGCACGCGGCAATACGTTGTCGATTGCTCTTGCTGGTAAAGGTCAACACCAAGATGCAGGTGCGAAAATGCATCATTTGGCGCCGAACACGTCATCAACAATCGTTTCTAAGTCGATATCCAAAGACGGTGGTAAAGTGTCTTACCGCGGCATGGTTCACTTTGGCCGTAAAGCCAGCAATGCCCGGTCGAATGTTGAATGTGACACATTGATTATGGATAATGAATCCACTTCGGATACGATTCCTTATAACGAGATTTTGAATGAAAACATCTCTTTGGAACACGAAGCGAAAGTATCTAAGGTATCTGAAGAACAACTCTTCTACCTTATGAGCCGTGGCGTATCAGAGGAAGAAGCAACGGAAATGATCGTCATGGGCTTTATTGAGCCATTTACAAAAGAACTGCCAATGGAATATGCCGTTGAAATGAACCGTCTTATTAAATTCGAGATGGAAGGCAGTATCGGTTAA
- a CDS encoding site-specific integrase, translated as MRAVKKPQKNAKYQHSIQNYVLFFLLSRTGLRIGEALALTWDDIDIDQQTLTVDKTLVYPLNSSAYVSSPKSNSSLRTIKIDDQTVNVLKKHQINRKEIYLRYQNYEQPSNNIVFHQHNSRWLRTNVVRDYFKTVCKRAGVRVLSPHALRHTHAVYLLEAGANIKYVSERLGHSSIKMTADTYLHVTEKIENDALDMYQRYINN; from the coding sequence TTGAGGGCTGTTAAAAAGCCACAAAAAAACGCTAAGTATCAACACTCGATACAGAATTATGTTTTATTTTTTCTCTTGTCTAGGACGGGTCTTAGAATCGGTGAAGCATTGGCCCTTACATGGGATGATATTGATATCGATCAACAAACATTGACCGTGGATAAAACACTTGTTTATCCGCTCAATTCATCGGCATACGTATCATCACCTAAGTCAAATTCAAGTTTAAGGACTATTAAAATTGATGATCAAACAGTAAACGTACTCAAAAAACATCAGATAAACAGAAAGGAAATATATCTTAGATATCAAAATTATGAACAACCATCAAATAATATTGTGTTCCATCAACATAATAGTCGTTGGCTTCGGACTAATGTCGTCAGAGATTACTTTAAGACAGTTTGCAAACGTGCTGGGGTTCGAGTGCTATCACCACATGCTTTAAGACACACTCATGCTGTCTATCTTCTTGAAGCTGGTGCTAACATCAAATATGTATCTGAACGCCTTGGACATTCAAGCATAAAAATGACCGCTGACACATACCTACACGTCACTGAAAAGATTGAAAATGACGCTTTGGACATGTATCAACGGTACATTAATAATTAA
- a CDS encoding TlpA disulfide reductase family protein encodes MKAPDFNLINAQTNEFVSLSDYQGKPVMITFWVSWCPDCQKDLPKKTNFYQTMDHDALAFLTINVTGREADAANGVEFMNNHELPFPVLKDNGTTTYDDYQCSGVPTTVILDQQHNIFDSFGDKASFYEIIRSLSMVMK; translated from the coding sequence ATGAAAGCACCCGACTTTAACCTCATTAATGCTCAAACAAATGAATTCGTATCACTATCGGACTATCAGGGAAAGCCCGTAATGATTACATTCTGGGTATCATGGTGTCCTGATTGTCAAAAAGACCTACCAAAGAAAACAAATTTTTACCAAACAATGGATCATGATGCCTTAGCCTTTCTCACGATTAATGTTACAGGCAGAGAAGCGGATGCCGCTAATGGCGTTGAATTCATGAACAATCACGAGTTACCGTTTCCAGTTTTAAAAGATAATGGGACAACCACTTATGATGATTATCAATGCAGCGGGGTGCCCACAACCGTGATTTTAGATCAGCAGCATAACATCTTCGATTCGTTCGGTGACAAAGCGTCCTTTTATGAGATTATCCGGTCATTATCAATGGTTATGAAATAA
- a CDS encoding SCP2 sterol-binding domain-containing protein: protein MILREILDAFIHTLSLKPVLEPLYKDKPMTINIQSTHEQVWMRLNQEGGHVLESNPETADVFLSGQDKVIEAAMTGAEPMLSLQKNGHLNTQGSQNHLLALESLFLLTGHKSHLFHNH from the coding sequence ATGATACTTAGAGAAATTTTAGATGCTTTTATCCATACCCTTTCATTAAAACCGGTTTTAGAGCCGTTGTATAAAGATAAGCCGATGACTATTAATATCCAATCAACCCATGAACAAGTCTGGATGCGACTGAACCAAGAAGGGGGTCACGTCCTTGAGTCTAATCCCGAAACGGCTGATGTGTTTTTGAGCGGTCAGGATAAAGTGATTGAAGCAGCTATGACAGGCGCTGAACCTATGCTTTCATTGCAAAAAAATGGCCACCTTAATACACAAGGTAGCCAGAACCATTTGCTAGCGCTCGAATCGCTTTTTTTGTTAACAGGTCACAAGTCCCACTTATTTCATAACCATTGA